The proteins below come from a single Macaca fascicularis isolate 582-1 chromosome 9, T2T-MFA8v1.1 genomic window:
- the EMX2 gene encoding homeobox protein EMX2 isoform X1, with the protein MFQPAPKRCFTIESLVAKDSPLPASRSEDPIRPAALSYANSSPINPFLNGFHSAAAAAAGRGVYSNPDLVFAEAVSHPPNPAVPVHPVPPPHALAAHPLPSSHSPHPLFASQQRDPSTFYPWLIHRYRYLGHRFQGNDTSPESFLLHNALARKPKRIRTAFSPSQLLRLEHAFEKNHYVVGAERKQLAHSLSLTETQVKVWFQNRRTKFKRQKLEEEGSDSQQKKKGTHHINRWRIATKQASPEEIDVTSDD; encoded by the exons ATGTTCCAGCCGGCGCCCAAGCGCTGCTTCACCATCGAGTCGCTGGTGGCCAAGGACAGTCCCCTGCCCGCCTCGCGCTCCGAGGACCCCATCCGTCCCGCGGCACTCAGCTACGCTAACTCCAGCCCCATAAATCCGTTCCTCAACGGCTTCCACTCggccgcagccgccgccgccggtAGGGGCGTCTACTCCAACCCGGACTTGGTGTTCGCCGAGGCGGTCTCGCACCCGCCCAACCCCGCCGTGCCAGTGCACCCGGTGCCGCCGCCGCACGCCCTGGCCGCCCACCCCCTACCCTCTTCGCACTCGCCACACCCCCTCTTCGCCTCGCAGCAGCGGGATCCGTCCACCTTCTACCCCTGGCTCATCCACCGCTACCGATATCTGGGTCATCGCTTCCAAG GGAACGACACTAGCCCCGAGAGTTTCCTTTTGCACAACGCGCTGGCCCGAAAGCCCAAGCGGATCCGAACCGCCTTCTCCCCGTCCCAGCTTCTAAGGCTGGAACACGCCTTTGAGAAGAATCACTACGTGGTGGGCGCCGAAAGGAAGCAGTTGGCACATAGCCTCAGCCTCACGGAAACTCAG GTAAAAGTATGGTTTCAGAACCGAAGAACAAAGTTCAAAAGGCAGAAGCTGGAGGAAGAAGGCTCAGATtcgcaacaaaagaaaaaagggacgCACCATATTAACCGGTGGAGAATCGCCACCAAGCAGGCGAGTCCGGAGGAAATAGACGTGACCTCAGATGATTAA
- the EMX2 gene encoding homeobox protein EMX2 isoform X2 produces the protein MFQPAPKRCFTIESLVAKDSPLPASRSEDPIRPAALSYANSSPINPFLNGFHSAAAAAAGRGVYSNPDLVFAEAVSHPPNPAVPVHPVPPPHALAAHPLPSSHSPHPLFASQQRDPSTFYPWLIHRYRYLGHRFQGKSMVSEPKNKVQKAEAGGRRLRFATKEKRDAPY, from the exons ATGTTCCAGCCGGCGCCCAAGCGCTGCTTCACCATCGAGTCGCTGGTGGCCAAGGACAGTCCCCTGCCCGCCTCGCGCTCCGAGGACCCCATCCGTCCCGCGGCACTCAGCTACGCTAACTCCAGCCCCATAAATCCGTTCCTCAACGGCTTCCACTCggccgcagccgccgccgccggtAGGGGCGTCTACTCCAACCCGGACTTGGTGTTCGCCGAGGCGGTCTCGCACCCGCCCAACCCCGCCGTGCCAGTGCACCCGGTGCCGCCGCCGCACGCCCTGGCCGCCCACCCCCTACCCTCTTCGCACTCGCCACACCCCCTCTTCGCCTCGCAGCAGCGGGATCCGTCCACCTTCTACCCCTGGCTCATCCACCGCTACCGATATCTGGGTCATCGCTTCCAAG GTAAAAGTATGGTTTCAGAACCGAAGAACAAAGTTCAAAAGGCAGAAGCTGGAGGAAGAAGGCTCAGATtcgcaacaaaagaaaaaagggacgCACCATATTAA